The following are encoded in a window of Vigna unguiculata cultivar IT97K-499-35 chromosome 8, ASM411807v1, whole genome shotgun sequence genomic DNA:
- the LOC114193714 gene encoding cytochrome b561 and DOMON domain-containing protein At3g25290-like, whose product MCLTFSHHKKKKKMKTQQQNMPSSPLLPLTILTLTLLPLTLGANAQPCSEAFLKVAEQKNISDCKRLRTLGAEFAWKLHGNGSENSTVVDVLFGTALNTAQGWIGWGVNPGRRPEMVGTKAIIAVKRSDEKWRVNTYNITKEIRNGCNLLPSEIGIVSNMSVEHDGDNLHTMMYVRLNLSSEAYNVTKLNHVWQVGYDIEGWHPLGHPKTLRNVDSTEVIDLTHNGRGTGQYRSYLRSIHGVLNIIGWGTLLPIGIIIARYFRVFPFKCDPLWFNLHIGFQLTGFLVGTTGWAIGLSLGHSSRYYTFRDHRTYGILIFTFSTIQMLAFRLKPKLTDDYRKYWNMYHHFLGYGLLAIIFINIFKGIRILEGGDAWKWGYVADLAFLGAVAFGLEVYTWIHFFMLKQQQKQKNETKNSQDQQPPKQNMFA is encoded by the exons ATGTGCCTCACATTCTCccaccataaaaaaaaaaaaaagatgaaaacccAACAACAAAACATGCCCTCTTCACCCCTATTGCCATTAACCATCTTGACACTGACCCTTCTCCCCCTTACCCTGGGTGCAAACGCTCAACCCTGCAGCGAAGCATTCCTCAAAGTTGCAGAACAAAAGAACATCTCAGACTGCAAGAGATTGCGCACTCTGGGGGCTGAGTTTGCATGGAAACTCCACGGCAACGGTTCGGAAAACTCCACCGTTGTTGATGTCTTGTTCGGTACGGCGCTGAATACTGCACAGGGGTGGATAGGGTGGGGTGTGAACCCTGGAAGAAGACCGGAGATGGTTGGGACCAAAGCCATCATAGCCGTTAAACGCTCCGATGAAAAGTGGCGTGTGAACACGTACAACATCACGAAAGAGATCAGAAACGGGTGCAATCTTCTGCCATCGGAAATCGGAATTGTGTCGAATATGTCGGTTGAGCACGACGGGGACAACTTGCACACCATGATGTATGTGAGATTGAACCTTTCTTCTGAAGCCTATAACGTTACGAAGCTGAACCATGTGTGGCAAGTTGGCTATGATATTGAAGGGTGGCATCCCCTCGGACACCCCAAAACTCTCCGCAACGTCGACAGCACCGAGGTCATCGACTTGACTCACAACGGCCGTGGCACCGGACAGTACCGGAGTTATCTCAGATCG ATACATGGAGTCCTAAACATCATAGGATGGGGAACACTGTTGCCGATTGGAATTATAATTGCAAGGTACTTTCGGGTGTTTCCTTTCAAATGCGATCCACTGTGGTTTAACCTGCACATTGGTTTCCAATTAACTGGTTTTCTGGTTGGCACCACCGGATGGGCTATTGGACTGAGCCTCGGCCATTCTTCGAGATACTACACCTTCCGCGATCATCGAACCTATGGCATTCTCATATTCACCTTTAGCACAATCCAG ATGCTGGCTTTTCGGTTGAAGCCAAAGTTGACGGATGATTACAGGAAGTATTGGAACATGTACCATCATTTTCTTGGCTATGGGTTGTTGGCTATCATATTCATAAACATATTCAAAGGAATTCGGATATTGGAAGGAGGTGACGCATGGAAGTGGGGGTACGTTGCAGATCTTGCTTTTCTGGGTGCCGTCGCTTTTGGTTTGGAGGTTTACACGTGGATTCACTTCTTCATGTTGAAGCAGCAGCAGAAGCAGAAGAACGAGACCAAAAATAGTCAGGACCAGCAGCCACCAAAACAGAATATGTTTGCCTAG
- the LOC114194703 gene encoding U4/U6.U5 tri-snRNP-associated protein 2-like, whose amino-acid sequence MTSKREREVDRKVEDEGLDNESKRQKLDENSSPSPPPVSIANPLSGLANNYADIDEEEEYVRRERGSVNESRNDRSQHNGHRYGEADGSDEEDDSQEQLFSGRNSRQVEVRKDCPYLDTVNRQVLDFDFEKFCSVSLSNLNVYACLVCGKYYQGRGKKSHAYTHSLEAGHHVYINLRTEKVYCLPDGYEINDPSLDDIRHVLNPRFTGKEVEQLDKNKQWSRALDGSSYLPGMVGLNNIKETDFVNVTIQSLMRVTPLRNFFLIPENYQHCKSPLVHRFGELTRKIWHARNFKGQVSPHEFLQAVMKASKKRFRIGAQSDPVEFMSWLLNTLHADLKTSKKNTSIIYECFQGELEVVKEIPNKGTIDKKENNEDQNNAEKLLDGVNERYAFVKETSKMPFLMLGLDLPPPPLFKDVMEKNIIPQVPLFNILKKFDGETITEVVRPHIARMKYRVTRLPKYMILHMRRFTKNNFFVEKNPTLVNFPVKNLELKDYIPLPTPKENEKLRSKYDLIANVVHDGKPGEGLYRVFVQRKSEELWYEMQDLHVSETLPHLVALSEAYMQIYEQQG is encoded by the exons ATGACGTCAAAAAGGGAAAGGGAAGTTGATCGTAAAGTAGAGGATGAAGGGCTTGATAATGAATCGAAAAGGCAGAAGCTGGATGAGAATTCCTCTCCATCTCCTCCTCCCGTCTCCATTGCGAATCCACTTTCTGGGTTAGCTAATAATTATGCTGACATTGATGAGGAGGAAGAATATGTTCGAAGGGAAAGGGGTTCTGTTAATGAGAGTAGGAATGATAGGTCGCAGCACAATGGGCATAGATATGGAGAGGCTGATGGTagtgatgaagaagatgattcACAAGAACAATTATTTAGTGGAAGAAACAGTCGCCAGGTTGAGGTTCGGAAGGACTGTCCTTATCTCGATACGGTTAATAGACAG GTTTTGGATTTTGACTTTGAAAAATTCTGTTCTGTCTCCCTATCGAATTTAAATGTGTATGCATGTTTGGTTTGCGGGAAGTATTACCAAGGGAGAGGGAAGAAGTCTCATGCATATACACATAGTCTGGAAGCAGGACACCATGTTTATATCAATCTCCGTACTGAAAAAGTCTACTGTCTTCCTGATGGTTATGAAATTAATGATCCTTCATTAGATGACATTCGGCATGTCTTAAATCCAAG ATTCACTGGAAAAGAAGTTGAACAACTTGACAAAAATAAGCAGTGGTCTAGGGCACTTGATGGTTCTAGTTACCTTCCTGGAATG GTGGGACTTAATAATATCAAGGAGACTGATTTTGTGAATGTAACAATTCAATCCTTAATGAGAGTTACCCCCTTGAGGAATTTTTTCCTCATCCCTGAAAATTATCAACACTGTAAATCTCCACTTGTTCATCGATTTGGTGAACTCACTAGGAAAATATGGCATGCACGGAACTTTAAAGGACAG GTCAGCCCACATGAGTTTCTACAAGCAGTGATGAAAGCCAGCAAGAAAAGGTTTCGGATAGGTGCACAATCTGACCCAGTTGAGTTCATGtcatggttgcttaatactctacatGCAGATCTTAAGACATCAAAAAAGAATACCAGCATAATCTATGAGTGTTTTCAG GGTGAGCTTGAGGTTGTGAAAGAGATTCCTAACAAAGGTACCATTgataagaaagaaaacaatgaagACCAGAACAATGCTGAGAAACTTTTGGATGGGGTAAATGAGCGATATGCATTTGTCAAAGAAACTTCAAAAATGCCATTTCTAATGTTGGGGTTGGACTTGCCACCACCTCCTCTTTTCAAGGATGtgatggaaaaaaatataataccacAG GTTCCACTCTTTAACATTCTGAAGAAGTTTGATGGTGAAACTATCACAGAGGTGGTCCGTCCTCATATAGCAAGGATGAAATATCGTGTTACCAGATTGCCTAAGTATATGATTCTTCACATGCGGAGGTTTactaagaataatttttttgtggaAAAGAATCCCACATTAG TAAACTTTCCTGTGAAGAACCTGGAGTTGAAGGATTACATTCCCTTGCCAACaccaaaagaaaatgagaaattgcgatctaaatatgatttaattgcTAATGTTGTTCATGATGGCAAACCTGGTGAGGGTTTGTATAGGGTATTTGTACAACGCAAATCAGAAGAACTATG GTATGAGATGCAGGATTTGCATGTCTCCGAAACACTTCCTCATTTGGTTGCGCTGTCAGAAGCTTATATGCAAATTTATGAACAGCAAGGCTGA